A section of the Aythya fuligula isolate bAytFul2 chromosome 9, bAytFul2.pri, whole genome shotgun sequence genome encodes:
- the LOC116492644 gene encoding G-protein coupled receptor 35-like isoform X1 — MNPRRTQSHSITRRTAVVPHGRQAPQSTGGGTSHGSGNRGSSALGKCVEDGRGCFLHQPCCCHSHQRVVIAEHLAGPMPGAALQGIIAPAGHPAMGRGAANLSEDSEQAGTVPLNITTMNQNSCSITVYENFPLVQLGVYIPVLILGIFLNVLALWVFCCKLKKWTETKVYMVNLAVADCLLLFTLPFKTLSNFQHMKAGRWCMILESGYFINRLMSTSIITVVAADRYLAIKYPLKAKVLRSPVQASFACGFLWIVIISVMSLIKMIENREQDELCFEKSSVKPSVTGLCVIIGGFFIPLIIVIYCSVQVIAELLKKKNENCHEKKLIRKAAYIVTANMAVFTICFLPLYLGHLLRFIMDSISSSCPAIQRVNNFVHLASVLANTNCCLDAICYYFVNKEFKEASPKLVKSKSESTEDAEIHLPTY; from the exons ATGAACCCAAGAAGAACCCAAAGCCACTCCATCACCAGAAGAACTGCTGTGGTGCCACATGGCAGGCAGGCTCCTCAATCAACAGGGGGTGGTACAAGCCATGGCAGTGGCAACAGAGGAAGCTCAGCCCTGGGGAAATGCGTTGAAGACGGGCGGGGGTGCTTCCTCCAccagccttgctgctgccacagccaccaGCGAGTGGTCATCGCAGAGCACCTTGCTGGTCCCATGCCAGGAGCAGCGCTGCAAGGGATCATCGCACCTGCAGGCCACCCTGCAATGGGTCGAGGAGCAGCCAACCTCTCCGAGGACAGCGAGCAAGCAG GAACTGTGCCTCTGAATATCACCACAATGAACCAGAACAGCTGCAGTATCACAGTCTATGAAAACTTCCCGCTTGTCCAGCTGGGTGTTTACATTCCAGTTTTGATTTTGGGCATTTTTCTGAACGTGTTGGCACTCTGGGTGTTCTGCTGCAAGCTCAAAAAATGGACAGAAACCAAAGTATACATGGTCAACTTGGCTGTGGCCGACTGCTTGCTGCTCTTCactttgccttttaaaacattatCCAATTTCCAACACATGAAGGCAGGTAGATGGTGTATGATTCTGGAAAGTGGCTATTTCATAAACCGCTTAATGAGCACCAGTATCATCACTGTCGTGGCAGCCGACCGGTACCTTGCCATCAAGTATCCTTTGAAAGCCAAAGTGCTGAGGTCACCAGTGCAGGCATCTTTTGCATGTGGATTTCTTTGGATAGTCATCATCTCTGTGATGTCCCTTATTAAAATGATAGAGAATCGAGAGCAAGATGAACTTTGTTTCGAAAAATCCTCTGTTAAGCCCTCAGTAACTGGTCTGTGTGTTATCATTGGAGGGTTTTTCATACCACTGATCATTGTGATTTATTGCTCCGTACAAGTCATTGCAGAACTcttgaaaaagaagaatgaaaactgTCACGAGAAAAAGCTCATCAGGAAGGCTGCCTACATTGTGACTGCAAACATGGCAGTGTTCACCATATGCTTTTTGCCTCTTTACCTTGGACATCTCCTTCGCTTTATAATGGACTCCATCAGCTCCAGCTGCCCTGCCATACAGAGGGTTAACAACTTTGTTCACCTTGCCTCGGTCCTTGCAAATACAAACTGCTGCCTCGATGCTATTTGTTACTACTTTGTAAACAAGGAATTTAAGGAAGCATCTCCCAAGCTAGTGAAGTCCAAATCTGAATCCACTGAAGATGCTGAAATTCATCTTCCCACGTATTAG
- the LOC116492644 gene encoding G-protein coupled receptor 35-like isoform X2, with amino-acid sequence MNQNSCSITVYENFPLVQLGVYIPVLILGIFLNVLALWVFCCKLKKWTETKVYMVNLAVADCLLLFTLPFKTLSNFQHMKAGRWCMILESGYFINRLMSTSIITVVAADRYLAIKYPLKAKVLRSPVQASFACGFLWIVIISVMSLIKMIENREQDELCFEKSSVKPSVTGLCVIIGGFFIPLIIVIYCSVQVIAELLKKKNENCHEKKLIRKAAYIVTANMAVFTICFLPLYLGHLLRFIMDSISSSCPAIQRVNNFVHLASVLANTNCCLDAICYYFVNKEFKEASPKLVKSKSESTEDAEIHLPTY; translated from the coding sequence ATGAACCAGAACAGCTGCAGTATCACAGTCTATGAAAACTTCCCGCTTGTCCAGCTGGGTGTTTACATTCCAGTTTTGATTTTGGGCATTTTTCTGAACGTGTTGGCACTCTGGGTGTTCTGCTGCAAGCTCAAAAAATGGACAGAAACCAAAGTATACATGGTCAACTTGGCTGTGGCCGACTGCTTGCTGCTCTTCactttgccttttaaaacattatCCAATTTCCAACACATGAAGGCAGGTAGATGGTGTATGATTCTGGAAAGTGGCTATTTCATAAACCGCTTAATGAGCACCAGTATCATCACTGTCGTGGCAGCCGACCGGTACCTTGCCATCAAGTATCCTTTGAAAGCCAAAGTGCTGAGGTCACCAGTGCAGGCATCTTTTGCATGTGGATTTCTTTGGATAGTCATCATCTCTGTGATGTCCCTTATTAAAATGATAGAGAATCGAGAGCAAGATGAACTTTGTTTCGAAAAATCCTCTGTTAAGCCCTCAGTAACTGGTCTGTGTGTTATCATTGGAGGGTTTTTCATACCACTGATCATTGTGATTTATTGCTCCGTACAAGTCATTGCAGAACTcttgaaaaagaagaatgaaaactgTCACGAGAAAAAGCTCATCAGGAAGGCTGCCTACATTGTGACTGCAAACATGGCAGTGTTCACCATATGCTTTTTGCCTCTTTACCTTGGACATCTCCTTCGCTTTATAATGGACTCCATCAGCTCCAGCTGCCCTGCCATACAGAGGGTTAACAACTTTGTTCACCTTGCCTCGGTCCTTGCAAATACAAACTGCTGCCTCGATGCTATTTGTTACTACTTTGTAAACAAGGAATTTAAGGAAGCATCTCCCAAGCTAGTGAAGTCCAAATCTGAATCCACTGAAGATGCTGAAATTCATCTTCCCACGTATTAG
- the LOC116492645 gene encoding G-protein coupled receptor 35-like: MENCTDINSVLQNGILHFQLIIYIPVLSFGFVLNTVAFWVFCCKLKSWTETRVYMLNLMVTDCFLLFALPFMIYFTNNKHPKDELCFAVQMIYFTNRPMSIYIIMLIAIDRYIAIIFPLKAKTLRSPWKSASVCGCLWIIQMIYSYYQQKFQSKEKYCIQRLSTEPKYLTLVSISFGFFIPLTIIIFCSVKVIKCLKKKMASSFHETKLIQKALHIVSVNLCVFTICFSPIYITLLLRFIAEVAKACSPLSKIRISIQIFSCLANINCCLDAFCYYFAAKEFQEFSSLLPTFILKRSKVNQSQELQQPTEEVML; the protein is encoded by the coding sequence ATGGAGAACTGCACTGATATCAACAGCGTGCTGCAGAACGGTATTTTGCACTTTCAGCTGATCATCTACATCCCAGTCCTCTCCTTTGGGTTTGTGCTGAACACAGTCGCCTTCTGGGTCTTCTGCTGCAAACTCAAGAGCTGGACTGAGACCAGGGTGTACATGCTCAACCTCATGGTCACAGATTGTTTCCTGCTCTTTGCCCTGCCTTTCATGATATATTTTACCAACAACAAACATCCCAAAGACGAGTTGTGTTTTGCTGTACAGATGATATATTTTACAAACAGGCCTATGAGCATCTACATCATCATGCTGATTGCAATCGATCGATACATTGCAATCATATTCCCTCTAAAAGCAAAAACTCTTCGATCCCCATGGAAATCAGCTTCTGTCTGTGGGTGTCTTTGGATAATACAGATGATTTATTCCTACTACCAGcaaaaatttcaaagtaaaGAAAAGTATTGCATTCAGAGACTTTCTACTGAACCTAAGTATTTAACATTAGTCTCCatttcctttggattttttattCCTCTAACGATTATAATTTTTTGTTCAGTAAAAGTCATCAAATGTCTCAAAAAGAAGATGGCCAGCAGCTTTCATGAGACAAAGTTAATCCAGAAAGCGCTCCACATTGTTTCTGTGAATCTGTGTGTGTTCACCATATGTTTTTCACCTATCTACATCACACTGCTCCTGCGGTTCATAGCAGAGGTTGCTAAAGCTTGTTCTCCGCTCTCAAAAATTAGAATCTCTATTCAGATTTTTTCATGCTTAGCTAATATCAACTGCTGCTTGGATGCATTTTGCTATTACTTTGCAGCCAAGGAATTTCAGgaattttcctctctgctccccactTTTATATTGAAGAGGTCTAAGGTGAATCAAAGCCAAGAGTTACAGCAACCCACTGAGGAAGTGATGTtataa
- the LOC116492469 gene encoding G-protein coupled receptor 35-like — MGTIYKALICSSLFCTSASSFGSHNITCHPHTRTMNESNNCSVTDIEVNRHVRLTEFALYIIIFSFGSIFNALALWVFFCKIKKWTETRVYTINLIFADCFIICILPFMAYLIWNKSVRDELCQFIEAMYFINMVVSIYVVSFISIDRYIAIKYPLKARTCRSPSKAALLCGLLWVSVIIGATLRFQKRHATFCFEKDATIPIAQTLLSTFFVFSLPLATLTFCSIEIIRKLKRQLKTNSMEEKLIQKALYIIYTNLIVFLICFLPAYLGVLFRFIMEYVGTSCFLRQVMMDFFALTRCIATSNCCLDSVCYYFVTKEFQEAILLPKSSTDKTNQTQSLQINTC; from the exons ATGG GAACCATCTATAAAGCCCTTATTTGCAGCTCCTTGTTCTGCACCAGTGCTTCCTCTTTTGG gTCTCATAACATCACATGCCATCCACACACCAGGACAATGAATGAGTCCAACAACTGCAGTGTAACAGATATAGAAGTGAATCGCCACGTCCGTCTCACTGAATTTGCTCTGTATatcatcattttctcttttggatCGATATTTAATGCCCTTGCTCTGTGGGTgttcttctgcaaaataaagaagTGGACGGAAACCAGGGTGTACAcaatcaatttaatttttgctgACTGCTTCATCATCTGCATCTTGCCTTTCATGGCTTATTTGATCTGGAATAAGTCAGTCCGAGATGAACTCTGCCAGTTTATAGAGGCAATGTATTTTATCAACATGGTAGTGAGCATCTATGTCGTTTCATTTATCTCCATTGATCGATACATTGCCATAAAGTACCCCCTGAAAGCTAGGACCTGCAGGTCTCCATCAAAAGCTGCCCTTCTCTGTGGGCTTCTGTGGGTCTCTGTTATCATCGGTGCAACCTTAAGATTTCAAAAGAGACATGCtactttctgttttgagaaaGATGCCACCATACCCATTGCTCAGACCCTGCTTTCCACTTTCTTCgttttctctcttccattaGCAACCTTGACCTTTTGTTCCATAGAAATCATCAGGAAGCTTAAGAGACAGCTGAAGACAAATTCAATGGAAGAGAAATTAATCCAGAAAGCTCTTTACATTATTTATACAAATCTGATTGTGTTTCTAATATGTTTTCTGCCAGCCTACCTTGGGGTACTTTTCAGGTTCATAATGGAGTATGTTGGAACTAGCTGTTTCCTGAGGCAGGTCATGATGGACTTCTTTGCCCTGACGAGGTGCATTGCCACGTCCAACTGCTGCCTGGACAGCGTCTGCTACTACTTCGTGACCAAGGAATTCCAAGAAGCCATTCTGCTGCCTAAATCCAGCACtgacaaaacaaatcaaacccAATCCTTGCAGATAAATACTTgctaa